A part of Deltaproteobacteria bacterium genomic DNA contains:
- a CDS encoding GNAT family N-acetyltransferase, translated as MFSEKMEKRYLQESIEGKKVILKKYEIGLAQKMFEFICKDRERLSRYLPWAPHIKSVDDEIKFIEESLAAWKQYLSANYSIFSKFDMEYLGNVSAFNFDWTNESCEIGYWILGDYEGKGFIRDAVDMLENELLLVGFNRIVIMCEKENQRSGCIPKSLGYVLEGELRELKKYHDKFVTLEVYSKLRRDNQF; from the coding sequence TTGTTTAGCGAAAAAATGGAAAAAAGGTATCTACAAGAATCGATAGAAGGTAAAAAAGTAATATTGAAAAAATATGAGATTGGTCTTGCCCAGAAGATGTTTGAATTTATCTGTAAAGATAGAGAAAGACTTAGCCGTTATCTTCCTTGGGCACCTCATATTAAATCAGTTGATGATGAGATAAAATTTATTGAGGAATCATTAGCGGCTTGGAAACAATATTTAAGTGCCAATTACTCGATTTTCAGTAAATTTGATATGGAATATCTTGGCAATGTTAGCGCTTTTAATTTCGATTGGACTAATGAAAGTTGTGAAATCGGCTATTGGATACTCGGTGATTATGAAGGAAAAGGCTTCATTAGAGATGCCGTTGATATGCTTGAGAACGAACTTTTACTAGTAGGCTTCAACAGAATCGTCATAATGTGTGAGAAAGAAAATCAAAGATCAGGTTGCATACCTAAGTCTTTAGGGTACGTACTTGAAGGAGAATTGCGAGAGTTAAAGAAGTACCATGATAAATTTGTAACGCTCGAAGTTTATTCAAAACTGAGAAGAGATAATCAATTTTAG